One part of the Streptomyces ferrugineus genome encodes these proteins:
- a CDS encoding sigma factor-like helix-turn-helix DNA-binding protein, which translates to MPPPHDALPTGHDFAAYARTHWPRLLVTARLLTDDDGAAEELVRRTLARLCARWRRVPRDDVDFHVLRCLVRVHLRRPRGRRAARRRTVLVLRFQEGLTDTEIAQVLGCSPGAVRARVRHGLRAAGADPGRLREVYADAARDVVPSEVPLAEVQARGRVLRRRRIAVASAVCAALLAPAALLGADLIRGGDAGNGESAAGATHAAASPVRVVTSGERVTAGPGIQVWLTADGGHWSVPWPVAGDDGDRPLDEPGVSVRVDTVKGGFVLSGLFHGLRGEPSRVAVRTGDGGAATAKVLVLAGSAGWGVWYAKAPLPEKNMKALLADGGDEPMVTVYDAAGKAVARSDREWWRI; encoded by the coding sequence GTGCCACCACCCCACGACGCGCTCCCCACCGGCCACGACTTCGCCGCATACGCCCGCACCCACTGGCCCCGGCTGCTGGTGACCGCGCGGCTGCTCACCGACGACGACGGTGCGGCCGAGGAACTGGTGCGGAGAACGCTGGCGCGGCTGTGCGCACGATGGCGACGCGTTCCGCGCGACGACGTGGACTTCCACGTCCTGCGCTGTCTGGTGCGGGTCCACCTGCGCCGACCGCGCGGACGCCGGGCCGCTCGGCGCCGGACCGTGCTGGTGCTGCGCTTCCAGGAGGGCCTGACGGACACGGAGATCGCCCAGGTGCTGGGCTGCTCGCCGGGCGCGGTACGGGCCCGGGTCCGGCACGGGCTGCGGGCGGCCGGCGCCGATCCCGGCCGGCTGCGCGAGGTGTACGCCGATGCCGCCCGGGACGTCGTCCCGTCCGAGGTGCCGCTGGCCGAGGTCCAGGCGCGGGGCCGCGTCCTGCGCCGGCGCCGTATCGCCGTGGCGTCGGCCGTGTGCGCGGCGCTGCTGGCGCCGGCCGCCCTGCTCGGCGCCGACCTGATCCGGGGCGGCGACGCGGGGAACGGGGAGTCCGCGGCCGGCGCCACCCATGCCGCGGCCAGCCCGGTCCGGGTCGTGACGTCGGGCGAGCGGGTGACCGCCGGGCCCGGGATCCAGGTCTGGCTGACGGCCGACGGCGGACACTGGTCGGTGCCGTGGCCCGTCGCCGGGGACGACGGCGACCGCCCGCTCGACGAACCGGGCGTCTCCGTACGGGTGGACACCGTCAAGGGCGGCTTCGTCCTGTCGGGCCTCTTCCACGGCCTGCGCGGCGAACCCAGCCGCGTGGCGGTGAGAACCGGCGACGGTGGCGCCGCCACCGCGAAGGTCCTCGTCCTGGCGGGCAGCGCGGGCTGGGGCGTCTGGTACGCGAAGGCACCGCTGCCCGAGAAGAACATGAAGGCGCTGCTGGCCGACGGCGGGGACGAGCCGATGGTCACGGTGTACGACGCGGCGGGCAAGGCCGTCGCACGCTCGGACCGCGAGTGGTGGCGGATATGA
- a CDS encoding transglycosylase domain-containing protein: MTGTHRERLSLRIRFRRTRGRRLRRLLHAVLALIATLCTAAVVAYQLTPIPRPHPETVTQSTVFLDTRGAYLGRRGPVDRQDVPLSAVPRHVQEAVIAAENRSFRTDSGISPRAIARATLAALTGGAPQGGSTITQQYVKNALLSPERSLTRKAREAIVAIKLDRTRSKDEILEGYLNTVYFGRGAAGIQSAARNYFGVDAKNLTVAQGAALAAIVNIPSYYEKAGSDRKATAKLRDRWEWVLDAMAAGGAITTGQRAEARFPAFRFYPPGETEGQRQYLIDVAAKEAADRLGITEDQLASGGYSVTTTFDLALQDRATQLVQDHPGGTGGVRMHTAVVGLVPGDGAVRLLYGGSDYARQPFNDAVSGAVEAGTALEPFDGLRRPAGPLRALLETPAPTPLNLTAAYATLAADGEHATPYTVARITREGRTVYRAGPEVRRVLDEKEALVAKARTESVLAPVAAIGTGPASPLPKLFTTGGAGGGTTRRTVWTTGYDAHLALTVALFADRPGAKKGTTVPAQLPNEPRPVEFAQGVAAGVWGAAAAKGEKDEKGESAPEG, encoded by the coding sequence ATGACCGGCACCCATCGCGAGCGCCTGTCGCTGCGCATCCGCTTCCGCCGCACCCGGGGCCGACGCCTGCGCCGCCTCCTCCACGCCGTCCTCGCCCTGATCGCGACGCTGTGCACGGCAGCGGTCGTCGCGTACCAGCTGACGCCCATTCCGCGGCCGCACCCCGAGACGGTCACCCAGAGCACGGTGTTCCTCGACACCCGGGGCGCCTATCTGGGCCGGCGCGGGCCGGTCGACCGGCAGGACGTGCCACTGTCCGCGGTCCCCCGGCATGTGCAGGAGGCCGTGATCGCCGCGGAGAACCGCTCCTTCCGCACGGACAGCGGAATCTCACCGCGGGCCATCGCACGCGCCACGCTGGCGGCGCTGACGGGCGGCGCACCGCAGGGCGGCTCCACCATCACCCAGCAGTACGTGAAGAACGCGCTGCTGAGCCCGGAGCGCTCCCTGACCCGCAAAGCACGCGAGGCGATCGTCGCGATCAAACTGGACCGCACCCGCAGCAAGGACGAGATCCTCGAGGGCTATCTCAACACCGTCTACTTCGGCCGGGGCGCCGCCGGGATCCAGTCCGCCGCGCGCAACTACTTCGGCGTGGACGCGAAGAACCTGACCGTCGCGCAGGGCGCCGCGCTGGCGGCCATCGTCAACATCCCCTCGTACTACGAGAAGGCGGGCTCCGACCGGAAGGCGACCGCGAAGCTGCGGGACCGCTGGGAGTGGGTGCTCGACGCGATGGCGGCGGGCGGCGCCATCACCACGGGGCAGCGGGCCGAGGCGCGCTTCCCGGCGTTCCGGTTCTACCCGCCGGGCGAGACCGAGGGGCAGCGGCAGTATCTGATCGACGTCGCCGCGAAGGAGGCCGCCGACCGCCTCGGCATCACCGAGGACCAGCTCGCCAGCGGCGGCTACAGCGTGACGACCACCTTCGACCTGGCCCTCCAGGACCGCGCCACCCAACTCGTCCAGGACCATCCCGGGGGCACGGGCGGCGTCCGTATGCATACGGCCGTCGTGGGCCTGGTGCCCGGCGACGGAGCCGTACGCCTGCTGTACGGGGGCTCGGACTACGCGCGCCAGCCCTTCAACGACGCGGTGAGCGGAGCGGTGGAGGCGGGCACCGCCCTGGAGCCGTTCGACGGGCTGCGGCGCCCGGCCGGGCCACTGCGCGCCCTGCTGGAGACGCCGGCCCCGACCCCGCTGAACCTCACCGCGGCGTACGCGACCCTGGCGGCGGACGGCGAGCACGCCACCCCGTACACCGTCGCCCGCATCACCCGGGAGGGCCGCACCGTCTACCGGGCCGGCCCCGAAGTGCGGCGCGTCCTGGACGAGAAGGAAGCACTCGTGGCGAAGGCGAGGACGGAATCCGTCCTGGCACCGGTCGCCGCCATCGGCACCGGCCCCGCCTCGCCGCTGCCGAAGCTGTTCACCACCGGCGGGGCGGGCGGCGGAACCACCCGACGGACGGTGTGGACGACCGGCTACGACGCCCATCTCGCCCTGACGGTCGCCCTGTTCGCCGACCGGCCGGGCGCCAAGAAGGGCACGACGGTACCGGCCCAACTGCCGAACGAGCCGCGGCCGGTGGAGTTCGCGCAGGGGGTGGCGGCGGGGGTCTGGGGGGCCGCTGCGGCGAAGGGCGAGAAGGATGAGAAGGGGGAGTCCGCCCCCGAGGGCTAG